One window of the Salvia splendens isolate huo1 unplaced genomic scaffold, SspV2 ctg86, whole genome shotgun sequence genome contains the following:
- the LOC121791630 gene encoding phosphatidylinositol transfer protein 3-like, giving the protein MEEDKDVFHSPEKTMEDRDEKVDDEDEKQKLELMRAALQMKIPSFKLQDASSKCDKLQDVDQLTLRRFLRARDLDVEKGSAMLIKCLCWRQSFVPKGFISESEVPNEFAQNKMFLQGTDKKGRPISLVFGSRHLPRKGGLEEFKRFLVFSLDKLCQSLFLESRIPDGVEKFTIIGDLHGYGFCNSDLRANLAAITILQEYYPERLGKLFIVHAPYIFMTMWKLVYPFIDKKTRKKVVFVDDKRLHETLLEEIDENQLPEIYGGKLQLVPIQNA; this is encoded by the exons ATGGAAGAAGACAAGGATGTTTTTCATTCTCCAGAAAAAACAATGGAAGATAGAGATGAAAAGGTTGATGATGAAGACGAAAAGCAGAAGCTTGAGCTTATGCGAGCAGCTCTCCAAATGAAAATTCCCTCCTTCAAG TTGCAAGATGCAAGCAGTAAATGTGATAAGCTGCAGGATGTAGACCAGCTAACGCTGAGAAGGTTTCTCCGCGCACGCGATCTGGACGTGGAGAAGGGATCGGCAATGCTAATCAAGTGCTTATGCTGGAGACAATCCTTCGTTCCAAAGGGTTTCATTTCAGAATCGGAGGTGCCAAATGAGTTTGCTCAGAACAAGATGTTTCTGCAGGGAACAGATAAGAAAGGCCGCCCGATTTCCCTGGTCTTTGGTTCTAGACATCTTCCCAGGAAAGGAGGCCTTGAGGAATTCAAGC GTTTCTTGGTGTTTTCCCTTGATAAGCTGTGTCAAAG TCTGTTTCTTGAAAGCAGGATTCCTGATGGAGTGGAGAAGTTCACGATCATCGGAGACCTGCATGGATATGGATTCTGTAACAGCGACTTGCGTGCAAACCTTGCAGCTATTACCATTTTACAG GAATACTACCCGGAAAGGCTAGGGAAACTCTTCATTGTTCACGCACCATATATATTTATGACGATGTGGAAGCTTGTCTACCCATTTATCGACAAAAAAACAAGGAAGAAG GTCGTGTTTGTTGATGATAAGAGACTGCATGAGACTCTGCTGGAGGAAATAGACGAAAACCAGCTGCCGGAGATCTATGGAGGCAAACTGCAGCTAGTTCCAATTCAAAATGCCTAG
- the LOC121791636 gene encoding pentatricopeptide repeat-containing protein At5g50990-like translates to MEVVRRSHSLMRPFRRGYAAIFSPNSYSISASPQTLYPSTDDQTLFCILESCKLTSSIRTATTVHGKILKQGYEMCPSLLSSLIKAYAACDKPKYAHQLITEICSRSSNVNAANLLIDSFVKNGEIDTAKKVFDVLPIRDVVTWNLIIGGYIRSGLFVEAIGMFEEMLVANIDPDGYTFASVLTACSKLGALNHGKYVHGLMRERRIELNYILSSALVDLYSRCGRIETAKSIFDTADKTDVSIWNSMINGLAMHGLAADAISVFSAMKGDNITPDPVTFIGIITACSHCGLVQQGRKYFDMMKKDFSIQPQLEHYGAMVDLFGRAGLLEEANTIISEMPMEPDVVIWRTLLSACRTHKNSAWGEFAVGKMKHLSSGDYVLLSNIYCSAKEWDNAETVRYSMNKKRVHKSVGKSWVELHGAIHYFKAGDRSHPDTEPIYRVLEALSHRSRMEGYVPAPDLVLMDISEEEKEENLNYHSEKLALAFSILKSSPGTEISISKNLRTCLDCHCWIKIVSKVLHRVITVRDRIRFHRFEMGSCSCGDYW, encoded by the exons ATGGAAGTTGTGAGGAGATCACATTCTCTAATGCGCCCATTCCGTCGGGGATATGCCGCCATTTTCAGCCCTAATTCTTACTCCATTTCCGCTTCTCCTCAAACCCTTTATCCATCCACAG ATGATCAAACCCTTTTCTGCATTCTTGAATCATGCAAGCTTACATCCAGTATCAGAACTGCAACTACTGTGCACGGTAAAATCTTAAAACAAGGATATGAAATGTGCCCCTCACTTTTGTCCAGTTTGATTAAGGCATATGCAGCTTGTGACAAACCCAAATATGCTCACCAACTGATCACTGAAATATGTTCAAGGAGTTCTAATGTGAACGCTGCCAATCTGTTGATTGACAGTTTTGTGAAGAATGGGGAAATTGATACTGCCAAGAAAGTGTTTGACGTGTTACCCATTCGAGATGTGGTGACATGGAACTTAATAATTGGAGGTTACATAAGAAGCGGATTGTTTGTGGAAGCAATAGGTATGTTCGAAGAGATGCTTGTAGCAAATATTGACCCGGATGGATATACTTTTGCTTCTGTGTTAACTGCATGCTCAAAGCTTGGCGCTCTTAACCATGGAAAGTATGTGCATGGTCTAATGAGGGAGAGAAGGATTGAACTTAATTACATATTGTCATCTGCCCTGGTGGACTTGTATTCAAGATGTGGAAGAATTGAAACCGCAAAATCTATATTCGACACTGCTGATAAAACTGATGTTTCGATTTGGAATTCAATGATAAATGGATTAGCAATGCATGGTCTTGCTGCAGATGCAATTTCAGTGTTCTCGGCCATGAAAGGGGATAATATTACACCTGATCCTGTAACATTCATTGGAATCATCACAGCATGCAGCCACTGTGGTCTTGTTCAACAAGGTCGCAAGTATTTTGATATGATGAAGAAGGATTTCTCAATTCAACCACAACTTGAGCATTATGGAGCAATGGTTGACCTGTTTGGACGGGCTGGACTTCTAGAAGAAGCTAATACTATTATTAGTGAAATGCCAATGGAGCCTGATGTGGTTATATGGAGGACTCTGCTTAGTGCTTGTAGAACTCACAAGAACTCTGCGTGGGGTGAATTTGCTGTTGGCAAAATGAAGCATCTCTCTAGTGGAGATTATGTTCTGTTGTCGAATATTTATTGCTCGGCTAAGGAATGGGATAATGCGGAAACTGTAAGGTACTCCATGAATAAGAAGAGAGTTCATAAGAGTGTCGGAAAAAGTTGGGTTGAATTGCATGGTGCCATTCACTACTTCAAGGCAGGTGATAGGTCACACCCAGACACTGAACCAATATACAGAGTATTAGAAGCTTTATCCCATCGCTCTAGAATGGAAGGATATGTCCCTGCACCAGACTTAGTTTTGATGGATATATCagaggaagagaaagaagaaaacttGAACTATCACAGTGAAAAACTAGCTTTGGCCTTTTCTATCCTAAAATCCAGTCCTGGAACTGAAATCTCAATTTCTAAAAACCTGCGTACCTGTCTCGATTGCCACTGTTGGATTAAAATTGTATCGAAGGTACTGCATAGAGTAATCACAGTGAGGGATAGAATTCGATTTCATCGGTTTGAAATGGGCTCCTGTTCCTGTGGAGACTATTGGTAG